In one Haloplanus salinus genomic region, the following are encoded:
- a CDS encoding SLC13 family permease, giving the protein MSRYRQHLPRLGGLGVAAALLVGGALGPPIGGVDGTVRTVLTVFAATLVLWITKPVPYAVSSVLCVALLHALGTVPTFADAASGFASTLVFFFVVLLLVGRSVANVGLDDWVAARLVAARDTPRRSVRRLSVMVLLLAFVLPSGLARGVTFMPIIDRINASFGAPADSQFRRLAYYLIGHLNPMASLALMTGGSMAVATAELVNASVRPLTWVEWALYMAPPTVLLFASCTVLGARYYDVPGDVPAGAAAGADIDPEGDDPTLEALGRNQKLVLGGLGGAIVMWVVGSFVGIPTLVPAVLIVVLFSLPGVGVLDASDVRAINWGIVFLVGAMLSLLDVMRAVGAFDLVVEAFGAVVPSGAPDFVVVAVVFAVAVLVRGTFSSVSASFVVLFPVVLEGLSTTDVTPLYVSFGLTTILMAATFLPFNNPAVLVAYDRGPLDATDVFRLGLLTLAVAVGVVVLSWTVYWPFVDRAVAI; this is encoded by the coding sequence GTGAGCCGCTACCGGCAACACCTCCCACGACTCGGTGGACTCGGCGTGGCCGCTGCCCTCCTCGTCGGTGGCGCCCTCGGTCCGCCGATCGGCGGCGTCGACGGCACAGTACGGACGGTCCTCACCGTGTTCGCGGCGACGCTGGTGCTTTGGATCACGAAGCCGGTGCCCTACGCCGTCTCGAGCGTGCTCTGTGTCGCCCTCCTCCACGCCCTCGGGACGGTGCCGACGTTCGCCGACGCCGCGAGCGGCTTCGCCTCGACGCTCGTGTTCTTTTTCGTCGTGCTGTTGCTCGTCGGACGGAGTGTCGCGAACGTCGGCCTCGACGACTGGGTGGCCGCCCGACTGGTCGCCGCCCGGGACACCCCCCGGCGCTCGGTCCGCCGACTCTCGGTGATGGTGTTGCTGCTCGCGTTCGTCCTCCCCTCCGGGCTCGCTCGCGGCGTGACGTTCATGCCCATCATCGACCGCATCAACGCCTCGTTCGGCGCGCCGGCGGACAGCCAGTTCCGCCGGCTGGCCTACTACCTGATCGGCCACCTGAATCCGATGGCGTCGCTCGCGCTCATGACCGGCGGGAGCATGGCCGTCGCGACGGCCGAACTCGTCAACGCCTCGGTCCGGCCGCTGACGTGGGTCGAGTGGGCGCTGTACATGGCGCCGCCGACGGTGCTCCTGTTCGCGTCCTGTACCGTTCTCGGCGCCCGCTACTACGACGTGCCCGGCGACGTCCCGGCGGGCGCGGCGGCGGGGGCCGACATCGATCCCGAGGGGGACGACCCCACGCTCGAAGCGCTCGGTCGGAACCAGAAACTCGTGCTCGGGGGACTCGGTGGCGCCATCGTCATGTGGGTCGTCGGCTCGTTCGTCGGGATTCCGACGCTCGTCCCGGCGGTGCTGATCGTCGTCCTGTTTTCGCTGCCGGGTGTCGGCGTCCTCGACGCGTCGGACGTCCGCGCGATCAACTGGGGCATCGTCTTCCTCGTCGGGGCGATGCTGTCGCTACTGGACGTGATGCGGGCGGTCGGTGCGTTCGACCTGGTGGTGGAGGCGTTCGGCGCCGTCGTCCCGTCCGGGGCGCCCGACTTCGTCGTCGTGGCGGTCGTCTTCGCCGTCGCCGTGCTGGTTCGCGGGACGTTCTCGTCGGTGTCGGCCTCGTTCGTCGTGCTCTTTCCCGTCGTGCTCGAAGGGCTGTCTACGACGGACGTGACGCCGCTGTACGTCTCCTTCGGACTGACGACGATCCTGATGGCGGCGACGTTCCTGCCGTTCAACAACCCCGCGGTTCTGGTCGCCTACGACCGCGGCCCGCTCGACGCGACCGACGTGTTCCGGTTGGGGCTGCTCACGCTAGCCGTCGCCGTGGGGGTCGTCGTTCTCAGCTGGACCGTTTACTGGCCGTTCGTCGACCGTGCGGTCGCCATCTGA
- a CDS encoding 30S ribosomal protein S13 produces MSAEEPQDGSPEDDEDLRYFVRIGQTDLDGTKAVERSLTDMNGIGKRTARIVADAADVDRTATFGRLDDDEIDRVIEVVENFADEVPEWMVNRRNDFYTGESDHIVGSDLSQTRTQDINRMKMIDSYRGVRHKRGQKVRGQRTKSTGRTEGTIGVNVEAIKEDMAEDEGDEE; encoded by the coding sequence ATGAGTGCAGAAGAACCACAGGACGGCTCCCCCGAGGACGACGAGGACCTCCGGTACTTCGTCAGAATCGGCCAGACCGACCTCGACGGCACGAAAGCCGTCGAGCGGAGCCTCACCGACATGAACGGCATCGGCAAGCGCACGGCGCGCATCGTCGCCGACGCGGCCGACGTGGATCGAACGGCCACGTTCGGGCGCCTCGACGACGACGAAATCGACCGCGTGATCGAGGTGGTGGAGAACTTCGCCGACGAAGTCCCCGAGTGGATGGTCAACCGGCGAAACGACTTCTACACCGGCGAGAGCGATCACATCGTCGGCTCCGACCTCAGCCAGACGCGCACGCAGGACATCAACCGGATGAAGATGATCGATTCGTACCGTGGCGTCCGACACAAGCGCGGGCAGAAGGTGCGCGGCCAGCGGACCAAATCCACCGGCCGTACCGAAGGCACCATCGGCGTCAACGTCGAGGCCATCAAGGAAGACATGGCCGAGGACGAGGGTGACGAAGAATGA
- a CDS encoding 30S ribosomal protein S4 has product MTTGKNTKFYETPNHPYQGERIAEEADLLGRYGLKNKEELWRAQSELREMRREARRLLGDAQGDVEAAAEAGGEFVARLQRLGILGGEDDISDVLSLEVTDLLERRLQTVVYRKGLAHTPQQARQFVSHGHVTVDGARVQTPSKKVEADEQASVAFDGTSPLADDLHPERAEGQE; this is encoded by the coding sequence ATGACGACCGGCAAGAACACCAAGTTCTACGAGACGCCGAACCACCCGTACCAGGGCGAGCGCATCGCCGAGGAGGCCGACCTCCTCGGGCGCTACGGCCTGAAGAACAAGGAAGAGCTCTGGCGTGCCCAGTCCGAACTCCGCGAGATGCGCCGCGAGGCGCGACGACTGCTCGGCGACGCCCAGGGTGACGTCGAGGCCGCTGCGGAGGCGGGTGGCGAGTTCGTCGCTCGGCTCCAGCGGCTCGGCATCCTCGGCGGCGAGGACGACATCAGCGACGTGCTGTCGCTGGAAGTGACGGACCTGCTCGAACGACGACTCCAGACGGTCGTCTACCGGAAGGGGCTGGCACACACGCCCCAGCAGGCCCGCCAGTTCGTCTCGCACGGCCACGTCACGGTCGACGGCGCGCGCGTGCAGACGCCGTCGAAGAAGGTGGAGGCCGACGAGCAGGCCTCGGTCGCCTTCGACGGGACGAGTCCGCTCGCGGACGACCTCCACCCCGAACGCGCGGAGGGACAAGAATGA
- a CDS encoding 30S ribosomal protein S11 has product MSAEDQESKWGIAHVHASFNNTLITITDQTGAETIAKSSGGTVVKQNRDEASPYAAMQMAEVVAEEVLAAGVEGVHVRVRGPGGNGNKSPGPGAQATIRALARAGLEIGRIEDVTPIPHDGTRAPKNSRL; this is encoded by the coding sequence ATGAGTGCCGAAGATCAGGAGAGCAAGTGGGGCATCGCCCACGTCCACGCGTCGTTCAACAACACGCTGATCACGATTACGGATCAGACGGGCGCGGAGACCATCGCCAAATCGAGCGGCGGGACGGTCGTGAAACAGAACCGCGACGAGGCGTCGCCGTACGCGGCCATGCAGATGGCCGAAGTCGTCGCCGAGGAAGTCCTCGCAGCCGGCGTCGAGGGCGTTCACGTGCGCGTTCGCGGCCCCGGGGGTAACGGCAACAAGTCACCGGGTCCCGGCGCACAGGCGACGATCCGGGCGCTGGCCCGTGCCGGGCTAGAGATCGGCCGCATCGAGGACGTGACGCCCATCCCGCACGACGGCACGCGCGCGCCGAAGAACAGCCGCCTCTAA
- a CDS encoding DNA-directed RNA polymerase subunit D, with protein sequence MVADFDVEFIERDDRNARFLVRGATPAFANGVRRAMIADVPTFSIDTVRFVENSSVMFDEMIGLRLGLVPLSTPLDDFEVGDEVTLALDVEGPATAYSGDIETSDELVRPADDNIPIIELKEQQRIELEADAVLDRGRDHAKHQGGVAVGYRHLQRVEVVEDAGEFDEQEPNILRGVIETEDGELVATSEFDHDLTNRYPGKKLDVHDVPDAFVFHVETDGSFSVEELVTRAVESIGDRAAELETKVAV encoded by the coding sequence ATGGTAGCCGACTTCGACGTCGAGTTCATCGAACGCGACGACCGGAACGCGCGGTTCCTGGTCCGTGGAGCGACGCCGGCTTTCGCCAACGGGGTTCGTCGGGCGATGATCGCCGACGTGCCGACGTTCTCCATCGACACCGTCCGGTTCGTCGAGAACTCGTCGGTCATGTTCGACGAGATGATCGGCCTCCGCCTGGGGCTGGTGCCGCTTTCGACCCCCCTCGACGACTTCGAGGTGGGTGACGAGGTGACGCTGGCGCTGGACGTGGAAGGCCCGGCGACGGCCTACTCGGGCGACATCGAGACGTCCGACGAGCTAGTACGGCCCGCCGACGACAACATTCCGATCATCGAACTCAAAGAGCAACAGCGGATCGAACTCGAGGCCGACGCCGTGCTGGACCGTGGCCGCGACCACGCCAAACATCAGGGCGGCGTGGCCGTCGGCTACCGACACCTCCAGCGCGTCGAGGTCGTCGAGGATGCGGGCGAGTTCGACGAACAGGAGCCGAACATCCTGCGCGGGGTCATCGAAACCGAGGACGGCGAACTCGTGGCGACGAGCGAGTTCGACCACGACCTCACGAACCGCTACCCCGGCAAGAAACTCGATGTACACGACGTGCCCGACGCGTTCGTCTTCCACGTGGAGACGGACGGATCGTTCAGCGTCGAGGAACTGGTCACGCGCGCCGTCGAGTCCATCGGCGACCGCGCGGCGGAACTGGAAACGAAAGTCGCAGTTTAA
- a CDS encoding 50S ribosomal protein L18e: MSKTNPRLNSLIAELKAVSRESGAGVWQDVADRLEKPRRTHAEVNLGQIERYARKDETVVVPGKVLGSGVLEKDVTVAAVDFSSTARTKIEQVGDAQQLAQVVENNPEGSNVRVIR, encoded by the coding sequence ATGAGTAAGACGAATCCGAGACTCAACAGTCTCATCGCCGAGTTGAAGGCGGTTTCGCGCGAGTCCGGCGCCGGAGTGTGGCAGGACGTCGCCGACCGCCTGGAGAAGCCACGGCGCACCCACGCGGAGGTCAACCTCGGGCAGATCGAACGATACGCCCGTAAGGACGAGACCGTCGTCGTACCCGGCAAGGTGCTGGGGAGCGGTGTGCTCGAAAAAGACGTTACCGTCGCGGCCGTCGACTTCTCGTCGACGGCGCGAACGAAGATCGAACAGGTCGGCGACGCCCAGCAGTTGGCACAGGTCGTCGAGAACAACCCCGAAGGCTCCAACGTCCGGGTGATTCGATGA
- a CDS encoding 50S ribosomal protein L13, with protein MSLAEFDADVVVDARDCIVGRVASEVAQRALAGDRVAVINAEDAVITGNEESTMDTYRKRAELGSDSGPYYPKRPDRIFKRSIRGMVPYKKPRGRDAFENVRVYVGNPFDEDGDVLDGTSLDRLSNIKFVSLGDVSKQLGANVTW; from the coding sequence ATGAGTCTCGCGGAGTTCGACGCCGACGTGGTGGTCGACGCCCGCGACTGCATCGTGGGTCGGGTCGCCAGCGAGGTGGCCCAGCGCGCCCTCGCGGGCGACCGTGTCGCCGTCATCAACGCCGAGGACGCGGTCATCACCGGCAACGAGGAATCGACGATGGACACCTACCGCAAGCGCGCGGAACTCGGCTCCGACAGCGGGCCGTACTACCCCAAGCGCCCGGACCGCATCTTCAAGCGGTCGATCCGTGGGATGGTGCCCTACAAGAAGCCACGTGGCCGCGACGCGTTCGAGAACGTCCGCGTCTACGTCGGCAACCCCTTCGACGAGGACGGCGACGTGCTCGACGGCACGTCGCTGGATCGCCTCTCGAACATCAAATTCGTCTCCCTCGGAGACGTCTCCAAGCAACTGGGTGCGAACGTCACATGGTAA
- a CDS encoding 30S ribosomal protein S9, with protein MVTNTSGKKKTAVARATVREGEGRVRINSQPVELVDPELSKLKMLEPFRIAGDDLRDAVDIDVTVSGGGFAGQADAVRTAIARGLVQYHNDAELRDAFMEFDRSLLVNDVRQSEPKKWGGPGARARYQKSYR; from the coding sequence ATGGTAACCAACACGAGCGGCAAGAAGAAGACGGCCGTCGCCCGCGCCACCGTACGCGAGGGCGAGGGCCGCGTGCGCATCAACTCCCAGCCAGTCGAACTGGTCGACCCGGAGCTCTCGAAGCTGAAGATGCTGGAGCCGTTCCGCATCGCCGGCGACGACCTGCGCGACGCCGTCGACATCGACGTGACCGTCTCGGGCGGTGGCTTCGCCGGACAGGCCGACGCCGTCCGGACGGCCATCGCGCGCGGGCTGGTGCAGTATCACAACGACGCCGAACTCCGCGACGCGTTCATGGAGTTCGATCGGTCGCTGCTGGTCAACGACGTCCGGCAGTCCGAACCGAAAAAGTGGGGCGGCCCCGGCGCACGGGCCCGCTACCAGAAGTCCTACCGCTGA
- a CDS encoding DNA-directed RNA polymerase subunit N, with protein MMIPVRCFTCGKVIGEHWEAYQSRLDAGEDPAEVLDDLGVTRHCCRRMFVSHKDLVDVVSPYQ; from the coding sequence ATGATGATCCCAGTCCGGTGTTTCACGTGCGGGAAGGTCATCGGCGAGCACTGGGAAGCGTACCAGTCTCGCCTCGACGCGGGGGAAGACCCCGCCGAAGTGCTCGACGACCTGGGCGTGACCCGGCACTGCTGTCGACGGATGTTCGTCTCGCACAAGGACCTCGTGGACGTGGTCTCCCCCTACCAATGA
- a CDS encoding DNA-directed RNA polymerase subunit K — MSQGRYNRYEKARILGARALQVSYGAPVLVETDQSEPILVAAEEYDAGVLPFTVRREGR; from the coding sequence ATGAGTCAGGGACGCTACAACCGCTACGAGAAGGCACGCATCCTCGGGGCACGGGCCCTGCAGGTGTCTTACGGCGCCCCGGTGCTGGTCGAGACGGACCAGAGCGAGCCGATCCTCGTCGCGGCCGAGGAGTACGACGCCGGCGTGTTGCCGTTTACGGTCAGGCGGGAGGGTAGATGA